A single genomic interval of Camelina sativa cultivar DH55 chromosome 11, Cs, whole genome shotgun sequence harbors:
- the LOC104723976 gene encoding G-type lectin S-receptor-like serine/threonine-protein kinase At5g35370 — protein sequence MNSTFLLLLFLSLINLLFVSVSCASFSEFVYPNFTASNLRFIDSSKGAFLFSHNSIFKAGLFSPGDDDSSSAFYFSVVHVDSGSTIWSSNRDSPVSSSGKMNLTPQGISVVEDGKSQIPVWSTPVLASPVNSLRLTDSGNLLLLDRLNVSLWESFDLPTDSIVLGQRLRVGMFLSGSVSPSNLSSGDYKFLVGESDGLMQWRGQNYWKLRMHTRANVDSNFPVEYLTVTTSGLALMGRNGTVVVLRVALPPSSDFRVAKMDSSGKFIVSRFSGKSLVTEFSGPMVTCQIPFVCGQLGLCNLDNASENQSCSCPDEMRLDASKKVCVPVSQSLSLPVSCEASKISYLELGLGVSYFSTHFSDPVDHGLPLSACHDLCSKNCSCLGVFYESTSRSCYLVKDSFGSLSLVKDSPDNHDLIGYVKLSIKKPNGQPRGNKNRGSNFPVIALVLLPCSGFFLLIALGFLCWRRCAVMRYSSIREKQVTRLGSFGSGDLGSFHIPGLPQKFEFEELEQATENFKMQIGSGGFGAVYKGTLPDETLVAVKKITNHGLHGRQEFCTEIAIIGNIRHTNLVKLRGFCARGRQLLLVYEYMNHGSLEKTLFSGNGPVLEWQERFDIALGTARGLAYLHSGCDQKIIHCDVKPENILLHDHFQPKLSDFGLSKLLSQEESSLFTTMRGTRGYLAPEWITNAAISEKADVYSYGMVLLELVSGRKNCSFRSRSNSGTDENNMNSSSTTTTSTGMVYFPLYALDMHEQGRYMELADPRLEGRVTSQEAEKLVRIALCCVHEEPALRPTMAAVVGMFEGSIPLGIPRMESLNFLRFYGLRFAESSMVEGQNGESESMVFHRRESSNSGGSRHSASYVASQEVSGPR from the coding sequence ATGAACTCaacatttcttttgttgttgttccttaGTCTCATCAATCTTCTCTTTGTCTCTGTTTCATGTGCTTCTTTCTCAGAGTTCGTTTACCCTAATTTCACAGCTTCTAACCTAAGATTCATCGACAGCTCCAAAGGAGCTTTCCTCTTCTCTCATAATTCAATCTTCAAAGCCGGTTTATTCAGTCCTGGCGACGATGATTCCTCCTCTGCTTTCTACTTCTCGGTCGTCCATGTCGATTCCGGTTCAACAATCTGGTCGTCAAATCGAGATTCCCCTGTTTCAAGTTCTGGTAAAATGAATCTTACCCCTCAAGGAATCTCTGTTGTCGAAGATGGTAAAAGTCAAATACCCGTTTGGTCAACGCCGGTTTTAGCCTCTCCGGTTAACTCTCTCCGGTTAACCGACTCCGGAAACCTCCTTTTGCTTGATCGCTTGAACGTTTCTCTATGGGAAAGCTTTGATCTTCCCACCGACTCGATCGTCCTCGGACAAAGACTTAGGGTTGGGATGTTCTTGTCCGGATCTGTCTCACCGTCCAATCTATCTAGCGGAGATTATAAGTTCTTGGTTGGTGAGTCTGACGGTTTGATGCAGTGGAGAGGTCAGAATTATTGGAAGCTAAGGATGCATACACGAGCTAATGTTGATTCTAACTTCCCTGTTGAGTATTTAACAGTTACTACTTCTGGATTAGCTCTTATGGGACGGAACGGGACGGTGGTTGTACTGCGTGTGGCTTTACCACCGTCTTCTGATTTCCGTGTAGCAAAGATGGATTCTTCTGGTAAATTTATTGTCAGTAGATTCTCAGGTAAGAGTCTTGTGACCGAATTCTCTGGTCCTATGGTTACTTGTCAGATTCCGTTTGTGTGCGGTCAGCTCGGGCTTTGTAATCTTGATAATGCATCGGAAAATCAGAGTTGTTCGTGTCCAGATGAGATGCGGCTGGATGCGAGTAAGAAGGTATGTGTTCCGGTTAGTCAATCATTGAGTTTACCTGTTTCTTGTGAAGCAAGCAAAATTTCATACCTCGAACTCGGCCTTGGTGTGTCTTACTTCTCTACTCACTTCAGTGATCCTGTGGATCATGGTCTCCCGTTATCGGCTTGTCATGATCTTTGCAGTAAGAATTGCTCCTGCCTTGGTGTTTTCTATGAGAGCACGTCTCGGTCTTGTTATTTGGTAAAGGACTCGTTTGGTTCTTTGTCTCTAGTAAAGGATTCACCAGACAATCATGATCTTATTGGATATGTCAAGCTGTCTATAAAAAAGCCAAACGGTCAGCCTCggggaaacaaaaacagaggatctAATTTCCCAGTGATCGCACTTGTGCTCTTACCTTGCTCTGGTTTCTTCCTTCTGATTGCATTAGGGTTTCTCTGTTGGCGAAGATGTGCAGTGATGAGATACAGCAGTATCCGTGAGAAGCAAGTAACTAGACTCGGGTCATTCGGATCAGGAGATTTAGGATCTTTCCATATCCCGGGTTTACCTCAGAAATTCGAATTCGAAGAGCTGGAACAAGCAACAGAGAATTTCAAGATGCAGATTGGATCAGGTGGATTTGGTGCAGTCTACAAAGGAACTCTCCCAGACGAAACACTCGTGGCCGTCAAGAAAATCACAAACCATGGGCTTCACGGTAGACAAGAGTTCTGCACGGAAATCGCAATAATTGGAAATATACGACACACGAATCTAGTGAAACTCAGAGGCTTTTGCGCTCGTGGGAGGCAGTTACTCTTAGTCTACGAGTACATGAACCATGGTTCATTAGAAAAGACTCTGTTTAGCGGGAATGGTCCGGTGCTTGAATGGCAAGAAAGGTTTGATATAGCGCTTGGGACGGCTCGTGGACTTGCGTATCTCCACAGTGGATGTGACCAGAAGATCATACACTGCGACGTGAAGCCAGAGAACATCTTACTGCACGATCATTTCCAGCCGAAGTTATCTGATTTCGGATTATCGAAACTTCTGAGCCAAGAAGAGTCGAGTCTGTTCACGACAATGAGAGGTACCCGTGGCTATTTAGCTCCCGAGTGGATAACAAACGCAGCTATCTCTGAGAAAGCTGATGTGTACAGCTATGGAATGGTGTTGTTAGAGCTAGTGAGTGGTCGGAAAAACTGCTCGTTCCGATCTCGGAGCAACAGTGGGACGGATGAGAATAATATGAACAGCTCGTCGACTACGACCACTAGTACTGGTATGGTGTATTTCCCGTTGTACGCTTTGGATATGCATGAACAAGGGAGGTATATGGAGCTGGCTGATCCGAGGTTAGAGGGTCGGGTAACAAGCCAAGAGGCTGAGAAGTTGGTTCGGATAGCTTTGTGTTGCGTTCACGAGGAGCCGGCGTTGAGGCCAACGATGGCAGCGGTAGTGGGGATGTTCGAAGGAAGCATACCGTTGGGGATTCCGAGGATGGAGTCGTTGAATTTCTTGAGGTTTTATGGGCTAAGGTTTGCGGAGTCTTCCATGGTTGAAGGGCAAAATGGGGAGAGTGAAAGTATGGTCTTCCACCGGCGAGAGAGCTCTAATAGCGGTGGCTCTAGGCACTCTGCATCTTACGTAGCATCTCAGGAAGTGTCTGGCCCACGATGA
- the LOC104723975 gene encoding biotin carboxylase, chloroplastic-like: MGDAAVAAAASIGYIGVGTVEFLLDERGSFYFMEMNTRIQVEHPVTEMIYSVDLIEEQIRVAMGEKLRYKQEEIVLRGHSIECRINAEDPFKGFRPGPGRITSYLPSGGPFVRMDSHVYSDYVVPPSYDSLLGKLIVWAPTREKAIERMKRALDDTIITGVPTTINYHKLILDVEDFKNGKVDTAFIVKHEEELAEPQEIVAVKDLTNAAV, translated from the exons ATGGGCGATGCAGCAGTCGCCGCAGCAGCTTCCATTGGGTACATTGGTGTTGGCACTGTGGAATTTCTTTTAGATGAAAGAGGTTCCTTCTACTTCATGGAAATGAACACTAGGATTCAg GTGGAGCATCCTGTAACAGAAATGATTTACTCCGTTGATTTGATAGAGGAGCAGATTCGTGTTGCAATGGGAGAGAAACTTCGTTACAAACAG GAAGAGATTGTGCTCAGAGGGCACTCAATTGAATGTCGTATCAATGCAGAAGATCCATTCAAAGGATTCAGACCTGGCCCTG GCAGAATAACATCATACCTGCCATCTGGAGGTCCTTTCGTTAGAATGGACAGCCATGTTTATTCCGACTACGTTGTGCCTCCAAGCTATGATTCTCTTCTAGGAAAG CTTATTGTGTGGGCTCCAACAAGGGAAAAAGCAATTGAACGGATGAAGCGTGCTCTTGATGACACTATAATTACAG GGGTTCCAACGACCATCAATTACCACAAACTTATCCTTGATGTTGAG GATTTCAAAAATGGAAAAGTTGATACAGCTTTCATCGTCAAGCATGAAGAGGAGCTAGCTGAG CCTCAAGAAATTGTGGCAGTGAAGGATCTGACAAATGCAGCGGTTTAG
- the LOC104723974 gene encoding biotin carboxylase, chloroplastic encodes MDASMITTNCKSIASPPSLVLGKTGVIRSSLCNLTMPQKLSFPRQRTQTLKVSQRKAKRATGGGALGATCSGDKILVANRGEIAVRVIRTAHEMGIPCVAVYSTIDKDALHVKLADEAVCIGEAPSNQSYLVIPNVLSAAISRGCTMLHPGYGFLSENALFVEMCRDHGINFIGPNPDSIRVMGDKATARETMKNAGVPTVPGSDGLLKSTEEAIRVADEIGFPVMIKATAGGGGRGMRLAKEPGEFVKLLQQAKSEAAAAFGNDGCYLEKFVQNPRHIEFQVLADKFGNVVHFGERDCSIQRRNQKLLEEAPSPALTAELRKAMGDAAVAAAASIGYIGVGTVEFLLDERGSFYFMEMNTRIQVEHPVTEMIYSVDLIEEQIRVAMGEKLRYKQEEIVLRGHSIECRINAEDPFKGFRPGPGRITSYLPSGGPFVRMDSHVYSDYVVPPSYDSLLGKLIVWAPTREKAIERMKRALDDTIITGVPTTINYHKLILDVEDFKNGKVDTAFIVKHEEELAEPQEIVAVKDLTNAAV; translated from the exons GTTAGTCAGAGGAAAGCCAAGAGAGCTACTGGTGGTGGTGCTCTCGGTGCTACATGCAGTGGCGATAAGATTCTTGTGGCTAATAGAGGTGAAATCGCAGTCCGTGTTATCCGAACTGCACATGAAATGGGGATCCCTTGTGTTGCTGTTTATTCAACCATAGACAAGGATGCCCTCCATGTCAAATTGGCTGATGAAGCTGTTTGCATTGGTGAAGCTCCCAGCAACCAGTC GTACTTGGTTATTCCAAATGTTCTGTCTGCTGCTATCAGTCGGGGATGTACTATGCTGCATCCTGGATACGGTTTCCTTTCGGAGAACGCTCTCTTTGTTGAAATGTGCAGAGACCATGGGATCAATTTTATTGGACCTAAT CCTGATAGCATCCGTGTAATGGGAGACAAAGCAACTGCAAGAGAGACAATGAAAAATGCAGGGGTTCCCACTGTACCAGGAAGTGATGGGCTATTGAAG AGCACAGAAGAAGCAATCAGGGTCGCCGATGAGATTGGTTTCCCAGTTATGATCAAG GCAACAGCCGGTGGTGGTGGACGTGGAATGCGTCTTGCTAAGGAACCGGGAGAGTTTGTAAAACTGTTACAG CAAGCTAAGAGTGAGGCTGCTGCTGCTTTCGGAAACGATGGATGTTATCTGGAAAAGTTCGTACAAAACCCAAGACATATTGAGTTCCAG GTGTTGGCAGATAAATTTGGAAATGTTGTTCACTTTGGTGAGCGTGACTGCAGCATCCAG AGGCGTAACCAAAAGCTTCTAGAAGAAGCACCTTCTCCAGCATTGACCGCTGAATTGCGAAAAGCCATGGGCGATGCAGCAGTCGCCGCAGCAGCTTCCATTGGGTACATTGGTGTTGGCACTGTGGAATTTCTTTTAGATGAAAGAGGTTCCTTCTACTTCATGGAAATGAACACTAGGATTCAg GTGGAGCATCCTGTAACAGAAATGATTTACTCCGTTGATTTGATAGAGGAGCAGATTCGTGTTGCAATGGGAGAGAAACTTCGTTACAAACAG GAAGAGATTGTGCTCAGAGGGCACTCAATTGAATGTCGTATCAATGCAGAAGATCCATTCAAAGGATTCAGACCTGGCCCTG GCAGAATAACATCATACTTGCCATCTGGAGGTCCTTTCGTTAGAATGGACAGCCATGTTTATTCCGACTACGTTGTGCCTCCAAGCTATGATTCTCTTCTAGGAAAG CTTATTGTGTGGGCTCCAACAAGGGAAAAAGCAATTGAACGGATGAAGCGTGCTCTTGATGACACTATAATTACAG GGGTTCCAACGACCATCAATTACCACAAACTTATCCTTGATGTTGAG GATTTCAAAAATGGAAAAGTTGATACAGCTTTCATCGTCAAGCATGAAGAGGAGCTAGCTGAG CCTCAAGAAATTGTGGCAGTGAAAGATCTGACAAATGCAGCGGTTTAG